One genomic region from Vanacampus margaritifer isolate UIUO_Vmar chromosome 2, RoL_Vmar_1.0, whole genome shotgun sequence encodes:
- the kctd13 gene encoding BTB/POZ domain-containing adapter for CUL3-mediated RhoA degradation protein 1 isoform X2, with protein sequence MSAEASAGSHAANFAQTAVSQPVFQSTVEDRHQGLLGSKYVKLNVGGSLHYTTVQTLTKEESLLQSICNGGTEVNIDSDGWVILDRSGRHFGIILNFLRDGSVPLPDDHRELDEILKEAQYYRVQGLIQHCLTAMQQKDIFESVCRIPMITSAKEEQKMIATCRKPVVKLQNNRGNNKYSYTSNSDDNLLKNIELFDKLVLRFNGRVLFVKDVLGDEICCWSFYGEGRKIAEVCCTSIVYATEKKQTKVEFPEARIFEETLNILIYENDRRSGPGGLHLLDSRGPGSACGAGQSEEEGAVGGGDRRVRRIHVRRHIMHDERGHGQQTVYKD encoded by the exons ATGTCTGCTGAGGCTTCAGCCGGCAGTCATGCTGCAAACTTTGCCCAGACCGCTGTttcccagcctgttttccagaGCACTGTTGAAGACAGACATCAGGGTCTGTTGGGAAGCAAATATGTCAAGTTGAATGTGGGTGGTTCACTTCATTATACAACTGTCCAGACATTGACCAAGGAGGAAAGCCTGCTGCAGAGCATTTGCAATGGAGGAACCGAGGTGAACATTGACTCAGACG GCTGGGTGATTTTAGATCGAAGTGGTCGACATTTTGGGATCATTTTGAACTTTCTGCGGGATGGCTCGGTTCCACTCCCTGATGACCACAGAGAACTCGATGAGATCCTGAAAGAGGCCCAGTACTACAGGGTCCAGGGGCTTATCCAGCATTGCCTCACTGCCATGCAG CAAAAGGacatatttgaaagtgtgtgtCGCATCCCAATGATCACATCAGCCAAAGAAGAGCAGAAGATGATTGCAACCTGCAGAAAG cCAGTGGTAAAGTTGCAGAACAACAGAGGAAATAACAAGTACTCATATACCAG CAATTCGGATGACAACTTGTTGAAGAACATCGAACTATTTGACAAACTTGTACTCCGCTTCAATGGCCGggtcctgtttgtcaaagatgTCCTGGGGGATGAGATTTGCTGCTGGTCTTTTTACGGCGAAGGCCGTAAGATTGCTGAAGTATGCTGCACGTCCATCGTCTATGCCACAGAGAAGAAGCAGACCAAA GTTGAGTTTCCTGAGGCTCGGATCTTTGAAGAAACCCTGAATATCCTCATTTATGAAAATGACAGAAGATCTGGTCCAGGAGGCTTGCACCTATTAGATTCTCGAGGGCCTGGTTCTGCGTGTGGTGCTGGCCAATCGGAGGAAGAGGGCGCAGTGGGAGGAGGGGACAGGCGAGTGAGGAGGATCCACGTCAGGAGGCACATAATGCATGATGAAAGAGGGCACGGCCAGCAAACTGTGTACAAGGATTAa
- the hirip3 gene encoding HIRA-interacting protein 3, translating to MRESEEKSICQFVRGQLRAEQDLSSLTLGILKRRYSAKVGCDELSASAKSLLKQVVEQELLKMQVNKSGGESEAEDVQNRRKRERENETTSESEKEVASKRKKSRCRVSSKSESEDEENNTTGSAESEEEEQTKTGSGGAKQETKKSPEKKNGKCEEVSEDGETEIKTREQSDDEDESNKTANKSESSQSSAESEKEDNVVAEKNTNQADSDSSSLPSLEDEQESISKEKKVTKKKEKDQEKKLTKKDKDGAAKKEKEDEKAVVRLKRYISLCGERRSYKKLLSQCRSVRSKVAVLKKELEDLGVHGRPSIGKCKKVRLKKEKARELAELDVSNIIEFQGRPKRSRAFAGQQQHDSPRSTYKHALTSGSDSEEENDVQRRRRRASDWANLKGIISDDADSN from the exons ATGCGCGAGAGCGAAGAAAAAAGTATCTGCCAGTTTGTGCGCGGACAGCTGCGCGCGGAACAAGATTTAAG CTCGCTTACTTTGGGAATTTTAAAACGAAGATATTCGGCCAAGGTGGGATGTGACGAACTAAGTGCTTCTGCCAAAAGTCTACTGAAACAAGTGGTTGAGCAGGAGTTGCTAAAAATGCAG GTGAACAAAAGTGGCGGTGAATCAGAGGCTGAGGACGtccaaaacagaagaaaaagagaaagggaaAATGAGACTACTAGTGAAAGTGAAAAGGAAGTTGCATCCAAGCGAAAAAAGTCCAGATGTCGTGTAAGCTCCAAGTCTG AATCTGAGGATGAAGAGAATAACACAACAGGAAGTGCGGAGAGTGAAGAAGAAGAGCAAACTAAAACTGGATCAGGCGGTGCCAAGCAGGAAACCAAAAAATCAccggaaaagaaaaatggaaagtGTGAAGAAGTCTCTGAAGATGGGGAAACGGAGATAAAAACTAGAGAGCAGAGCGATGATGAGGATGAAAGCAATAAGACCGCAAATAAGAGTGAGAGCTCTCAGTCATCTGCTGAAAGTGAAAAAG AGGACAACGTTGTGGCAGAAAAGAACACAAACCAAGCAGATTCAGATTCATCATCTCTGCCCTCTCTGGAGGATGAGCAGGAATCCAtatcaaaagaaaagaaagttactaaaaagaaggaaaaagatcAAGAAAAGAAGTTGACCAAAAAAGACAAAGATGGGGCCGCTAAAAAAGAGAAG GAAGACGAAAAAGCCGTTGTGAGACTTAAACGCTACATTTCTCTCTGTGGCGAGAGACGCAGTTACAAGAAGCTTCTCAGCCAATGTCGCTCCGTGCGCTCCAAGGTGGCTGTTCTAAAGAAGGAGCTGGAAGATCTTGGTGTTCACG GTCGACCATCCATCggaaaatgtaaaaaggtacgtctgaagaaagaaaaagcccGGGAACTTGCTGAACTGGATGTCAGCAACATCATTGAATTTCAAG GTCGACCTAAACGAAGCAGAGCCTTTGCAGGACAGCAACAACATGACTCGCCACGCTCTACATACAAGCATGCCTTGACCTCCGGCTCTGATAGCGAGGAGGAAAATGACGTGCAGCGACGACGCAGAAGGGCATCAGACTGGGCAAACCTGAAGGGAATCATCAGCGATGATGCAGACAGCAACTGA
- the kctd13 gene encoding BTB/POZ domain-containing adapter for CUL3-mediated RhoA degradation protein 1 isoform X1 translates to MSAEASAGSHAANFAQTAVSQPVFQSTVEDRHQGLLGSKYVKLNVGGSLHYTTVQTLTKEESLLQSICNGGTEVNIDSDGWVILDRSGRHFGIILNFLRDGSVPLPDDHRELDEILKEAQYYRVQGLIQHCLTAMQKQKDIFESVCRIPMITSAKEEQKMIATCRKPVVKLQNNRGNNKYSYTSNSDDNLLKNIELFDKLVLRFNGRVLFVKDVLGDEICCWSFYGEGRKIAEVCCTSIVYATEKKQTKVEFPEARIFEETLNILIYENDRRSGPGGLHLLDSRGPGSACGAGQSEEEGAVGGGDRRVRRIHVRRHIMHDERGHGQQTVYKD, encoded by the exons ATGTCTGCTGAGGCTTCAGCCGGCAGTCATGCTGCAAACTTTGCCCAGACCGCTGTttcccagcctgttttccagaGCACTGTTGAAGACAGACATCAGGGTCTGTTGGGAAGCAAATATGTCAAGTTGAATGTGGGTGGTTCACTTCATTATACAACTGTCCAGACATTGACCAAGGAGGAAAGCCTGCTGCAGAGCATTTGCAATGGAGGAACCGAGGTGAACATTGACTCAGACG GCTGGGTGATTTTAGATCGAAGTGGTCGACATTTTGGGATCATTTTGAACTTTCTGCGGGATGGCTCGGTTCCACTCCCTGATGACCACAGAGAACTCGATGAGATCCTGAAAGAGGCCCAGTACTACAGGGTCCAGGGGCTTATCCAGCATTGCCTCACTGCCATGCAG AAGCAAAAGGacatatttgaaagtgtgtgtCGCATCCCAATGATCACATCAGCCAAAGAAGAGCAGAAGATGATTGCAACCTGCAGAAAG cCAGTGGTAAAGTTGCAGAACAACAGAGGAAATAACAAGTACTCATATACCAG CAATTCGGATGACAACTTGTTGAAGAACATCGAACTATTTGACAAACTTGTACTCCGCTTCAATGGCCGggtcctgtttgtcaaagatgTCCTGGGGGATGAGATTTGCTGCTGGTCTTTTTACGGCGAAGGCCGTAAGATTGCTGAAGTATGCTGCACGTCCATCGTCTATGCCACAGAGAAGAAGCAGACCAAA GTTGAGTTTCCTGAGGCTCGGATCTTTGAAGAAACCCTGAATATCCTCATTTATGAAAATGACAGAAGATCTGGTCCAGGAGGCTTGCACCTATTAGATTCTCGAGGGCCTGGTTCTGCGTGTGGTGCTGGCCAATCGGAGGAAGAGGGCGCAGTGGGAGGAGGGGACAGGCGAGTGAGGAGGATCCACGTCAGGAGGCACATAATGCATGATGAAAGAGGGCACGGCCAGCAAACTGTGTACAAGGATTAa
- the antkmt gene encoding adenine nucleotide translocase lysine N-methyltransferase: MDDDAPDDVFAEFKTRELRSWDVAQIAAGTGLAVYAMWVGVLQPGFRKVPLRLQVPYIPASSAQVCNVMTLLRGRKGVLVDLGSGDGRIVLEAYRQGFTSAVGYELNPWLVRLARFHARRAGHHGNVSYRREDLWKVDLTECKNVTVFLAPSVLSLLQKKMEAELPDDALVVAGRFPIPDWTPCRTQGHGVDRAWAYNMKAQRWITSNKNQMSTDGDLDNILKQKQRPLD, encoded by the exons ATGGATGATGATGCTCCAGACGATGTGTTTGCTGAGTTCAAGACAAGGGAACTCCGAAGTTGGGATGTTGCTCAGATTGCTGCTGGAACTGGTCTCGCTGTTTACGCTATGTGGGTAGGAGTCCTGCAGCCTGGCTTTCGAAAAGTCCCATTGAGATTACAG GTACCGTACATACCTGCCAGTAGCGCCCAAGTGTGCAATGTTATGACATTGCTAAGAGGTCGAAAGGGGGTCCTTGTGGATTTAGGATCTGGTGACGGTCGTATT GTCTTGGAGGCATACCGACAAGGCTTCACTTCTGCTGTTGGCTATGAACTCAACCCATGGCTGGTTCGCTTGGCCCGCTTCCATGCGCGGAGAGCAGGTCATCATGGCAACGTGTCCTATCGAAGAGAAGATTTATGGAAG GTGGACTTGACAGAATGCAAGAATGTTACTGTATTTTTAGCTCCTAGTGTG CTTTCGCTACTGCAGAAGAAGATGGAGGCTGAGCTTCCTGATGATGCCTTGGTGGTAGCTGGCCGTTTCCCCATCCCTGACTGGACACCATGCAGAACTCAGGGACATGGTGTGGACAGAGCCTGGGCATACAACATGAAAGCACAAAGATGGAtcacctcaaataaaaaccagatGTCCACAGATGGGGACCTTGACAATATATTGAAACAAAAACAGAGACCGCTTGATTAA